One part of the Prunus persica cultivar Lovell chromosome G5, Prunus_persica_NCBIv2, whole genome shotgun sequence genome encodes these proteins:
- the LOC18777586 gene encoding uncharacterized protein LOC18777586 isoform X1 produces the protein MVQKRPLDDEQIFVSFKHPRQVGHSKELVSFSESVFPEDVSEKPQTLENGWAKVNDKGEEKLSDDIFYDLPKGGEDVETSGPGSFTISSWTTSSTSEEDSLLEAPFHGSFPDCFNPERPIRTLAQSEDIYSFLLDHPPRKSVSIGPEHQAEVPLWGAQGNNNNSNNLDTSEAVSNSDLEDEKRLMGTCVIPMPDSDLSADTGCIAGIGRTDCSCEDEDSVRCVRQHILEAREKLIKTIGPKRFEELGFSDMGEQVAQRWSEEEEQLFHQVVFSNPASLGKNFWDNLSTVFPSRTKKEIVSYYFNVFMLVKRAGQNRYDPINVDSDNDEWQGSNDYGDNQLAVTEDEDSVVESPICQNVPGYYQSWKDNLQEYDEEVVDDTCDDNVNVDMFGGGTKQILDRCYGLVDNCSTCPIAQLQDKISWDEKGDQEVQDDSCTSFDAAAASQENQLKSEEGNHWSGGFNGSSNRGDHEYVLEPCDTKIWDAGYMTCPENKVDFLPTCNMIEEVFGKESWNYKARDGKNLG, from the exons ATGGTACAAAAACGGCCTCTTGATGATGAGcaaatatttgtttctttcaagCACCCAAGACAAGTGGGGCACAGTAAAGAgctagtttctttttcagaaTCTGTTTTTCCCGAAGATGTTTCCGAGAAACCGCAGACTTTAG AGAATGGATGGGCAAAAGTCAATGATAAAGGTGAAGAGAAGCTTTCTGATGACATATTTTATGATCTTCCAAAAGGTGGTGAGGATGTTGAAACCAGTGGACCTGGAAGCTTTACCATCTCCTCATGGACCACAAGCAGTACCAGTGAAGAAGATTCTCTGTTGGAAGCACCATTTCATGGATCCTTCCCGGACTGCTTCAATCCTGAACGTCCAATAAGGACATTGGCTCAATCTGAGGatatttattcttttcttttggatcACCCTCCTCGGAAGTCTGTCTCCATTGGACCAGAGCATCAAGCTGAGGTTCCACTGTGGGGTGCACAGGgaaacaataataattcaaataatttagATACATCTGAAGCAGTTTCAAACTCTGACCTTGAGGATGAGAAACGACTGATGGGGACCTGTGTTATTCCAATGCCTGATTCTGATTTATCTGCAGACACTGGTTGCATAGCTGGAATTGGTAGAACTGATTGCAGCTGTGAAGATGAGGATTCTGTTAGATGTGTCAGGCAGCACATTTTGGAAGCAAGAGAAAAACTTATAAAGACAATCGGGCCAAAGAGATTTGAGGAGCTAGGATTTAGTGACATGGGAGAGCAAGTTGCACAAAGATGGAGTGAAGAGGAGGAACAATTATTCCACCAGGTTGTCTTCTCAAATCCAGCATCGTTGGGCAAGAATTTCTGGGACAATCTTTCAACTGTCTTTCCCTCCCGGACAAAAAAGGAGATTGTCAGTTACTATTTCAATGTCTTTATGCTTGTGAAAAGGGCTGGGCAGAACAGGTATGACCCAATAAATGTCGACAGTGACAATGATGAATGGCAGGGCAGTAATGATTATGGTGACAATCAACTGGCAGTTACAGAGGATGAGGACTCAGTGGTTGAGTCTCCCATATGTCAAAATGTTCCTGGTTATTATCAAAGTTGGAAGGATAATTTGCAAGAGTACGATGAGGAAGTTGTGGATGATACTTGTGATGATAATGTCAATGTGGATATGTTTGGTGGGGGAACCAAGCAAATTTTAGATAGATGCTATGGGCTGGTTGACAACTGCAGTACCTGTCCCATAGCTCAGCTTCAGGATAAGATTTCTTGGGATGAAAAGGGAGATCAAGAAGTCCAAGATGATTCATGCACGTCCTTTGATGCAGCGGCTGCTTCACAAGAGAATCAGCTGAAGTCTGAGGAGGGGAATCATTGGTCGGGTGGTTTCAATGGATCTAGCAATCGAGGTGACCATGAATATGTCTTGGAGCCTTGTGATACGAAAATCTGGGATGCTGGGTATATGACTTGCCCTGAGAATAAGGTTGACTTCTTGCCAACTTGCAACATGATTGAAGAGGTTTTCGGGAAAGAGTCTTGGAATTACAAAGCAAGGGATGGCAAAAACTTGGGCTAG
- the LOC18776732 gene encoding plant intracellular Ras-group-related LRR protein 7, with the protein MGCNSSKSVDSKANRAARWRSTGIVGLRDSKLKSFPDEILDLDRSVRTLDLTHNKIVDIPMEISKLVNLQRLVLAHNLIDRLPINLAKLESLKVMTLDANRVTSLPDELGQLVRLEQLSISGNSLQYLPETIGSLRNLKLLNVSNNKLKSLPESIGSCFSLEELQADDNSIEDLPESVCNLVHLKALCLDNNNVKQIPTNLLKDCKALQNISLHGNPISMDQFQQMEGFQEFEARRKKKFDKQIDSNVMISSKGLDEGVDH; encoded by the exons ATGGGTTGCAATTCCAGCAAAAGCGTAGACTCAAAAGCGAACAGAGCCGCCCGATGGCGATCCACCGGCATTGTTGGTTTGCGGGACTCCAAATTGAAg TCATTTCCAGATGAAATTCTTGACCTGGACAGATCAGTACGTACTCTTGACTTAACACACAACAAAATAG TTGACATTCCTATGGAAATTAGCAAATTAGTAAACCTGCAGCGACTG GTCTTAGCTCATAACCTCATTGACAGACTACCGAtaaatttggcaaaactagAGTCTCTAAAAGTTATGACACTTGATGCAAATCGAGTGACTTCCTTACCTGATGAAT tGGGACAGCTGGTGAGACTTGAGCAGTTATCCATCTCTGGAAATTCCTTACAATATTTGCCTGAGACTATTGGAAGTTTGCGCAAT TTAAAGCTTTTAAATGTATctaacaacaaattaaagtcTCTTCCAGAATCCATCGGTAGTTGCTTCTCTCTGGAAGAATTACAAGCAGATG ATAATTCAATTGAAGATCTTCCTGAATCAGTCTGCAACCTTGTCCACTTAAAGGCACTTTGCTTAGACAATAATAATGTGAAGCAG ATACCTACTAATCTGTTGAAAGACTGTAAAGCTCTGCAGAATATTTCCCTGCATGGAAACCCTATATCAATGGATCAGTTTCAGCAG ATGGAAGGATTCCAAGAGTTTGAAgcaaggaggaagaagaagtttgacaaacaaattgacTCAAATGTGATGATCAGTTCCAAAGGCCTTGATGAGGGTGTCGATCATTGA
- the LOC18777586 gene encoding uncharacterized protein LOC18777586 isoform X2, whose product MVQKRPLDDEQIFVSFKHPRQVGHSKELVSFSESVFPEDVSEKPQTLGGEDVETSGPGSFTISSWTTSSTSEEDSLLEAPFHGSFPDCFNPERPIRTLAQSEDIYSFLLDHPPRKSVSIGPEHQAEVPLWGAQGNNNNSNNLDTSEAVSNSDLEDEKRLMGTCVIPMPDSDLSADTGCIAGIGRTDCSCEDEDSVRCVRQHILEAREKLIKTIGPKRFEELGFSDMGEQVAQRWSEEEEQLFHQVVFSNPASLGKNFWDNLSTVFPSRTKKEIVSYYFNVFMLVKRAGQNRYDPINVDSDNDEWQGSNDYGDNQLAVTEDEDSVVESPICQNVPGYYQSWKDNLQEYDEEVVDDTCDDNVNVDMFGGGTKQILDRCYGLVDNCSTCPIAQLQDKISWDEKGDQEVQDDSCTSFDAAAASQENQLKSEEGNHWSGGFNGSSNRGDHEYVLEPCDTKIWDAGYMTCPENKVDFLPTCNMIEEVFGKESWNYKARDGKNLG is encoded by the exons ATGGTACAAAAACGGCCTCTTGATGATGAGcaaatatttgtttctttcaagCACCCAAGACAAGTGGGGCACAGTAAAGAgctagtttctttttcagaaTCTGTTTTTCCCGAAGATGTTTCCGAGAAACCGCAGACTTTAG GTGGTGAGGATGTTGAAACCAGTGGACCTGGAAGCTTTACCATCTCCTCATGGACCACAAGCAGTACCAGTGAAGAAGATTCTCTGTTGGAAGCACCATTTCATGGATCCTTCCCGGACTGCTTCAATCCTGAACGTCCAATAAGGACATTGGCTCAATCTGAGGatatttattcttttcttttggatcACCCTCCTCGGAAGTCTGTCTCCATTGGACCAGAGCATCAAGCTGAGGTTCCACTGTGGGGTGCACAGGgaaacaataataattcaaataatttagATACATCTGAAGCAGTTTCAAACTCTGACCTTGAGGATGAGAAACGACTGATGGGGACCTGTGTTATTCCAATGCCTGATTCTGATTTATCTGCAGACACTGGTTGCATAGCTGGAATTGGTAGAACTGATTGCAGCTGTGAAGATGAGGATTCTGTTAGATGTGTCAGGCAGCACATTTTGGAAGCAAGAGAAAAACTTATAAAGACAATCGGGCCAAAGAGATTTGAGGAGCTAGGATTTAGTGACATGGGAGAGCAAGTTGCACAAAGATGGAGTGAAGAGGAGGAACAATTATTCCACCAGGTTGTCTTCTCAAATCCAGCATCGTTGGGCAAGAATTTCTGGGACAATCTTTCAACTGTCTTTCCCTCCCGGACAAAAAAGGAGATTGTCAGTTACTATTTCAATGTCTTTATGCTTGTGAAAAGGGCTGGGCAGAACAGGTATGACCCAATAAATGTCGACAGTGACAATGATGAATGGCAGGGCAGTAATGATTATGGTGACAATCAACTGGCAGTTACAGAGGATGAGGACTCAGTGGTTGAGTCTCCCATATGTCAAAATGTTCCTGGTTATTATCAAAGTTGGAAGGATAATTTGCAAGAGTACGATGAGGAAGTTGTGGATGATACTTGTGATGATAATGTCAATGTGGATATGTTTGGTGGGGGAACCAAGCAAATTTTAGATAGATGCTATGGGCTGGTTGACAACTGCAGTACCTGTCCCATAGCTCAGCTTCAGGATAAGATTTCTTGGGATGAAAAGGGAGATCAAGAAGTCCAAGATGATTCATGCACGTCCTTTGATGCAGCGGCTGCTTCACAAGAGAATCAGCTGAAGTCTGAGGAGGGGAATCATTGGTCGGGTGGTTTCAATGGATCTAGCAATCGAGGTGACCATGAATATGTCTTGGAGCCTTGTGATACGAAAATCTGGGATGCTGGGTATATGACTTGCCCTGAGAATAAGGTTGACTTCTTGCCAACTTGCAACATGATTGAAGAGGTTTTCGGGAAAGAGTCTTGGAATTACAAAGCAAGGGATGGCAAAAACTTGGGCTAG